The following are from one region of the Gemmatimonadales bacterium genome:
- a CDS encoding ion channel, which produces MLIQPTRSNRMAVGNPAGTGDNSATGPARNETRREEMRDLGFGTVVSEESRGRLLNRDGSFNVVREGLPFWASLSLYRALLRMSWPRLLALAALAYFAVNVLFAVAFFLCGPGALRAPVPVPVDGAFLQAFFFSVETFATIGYGNIVPIGVVPNLLMTLEAFAGLVGVALATGIIFARFARPSARILFSRRAVVAPYRGITAFEFRIVNQLSSQIVELECKVLLTRVEMSEGRLTRRYYDLPLERQRVSLFPLSWTIVHPIDPASPLHGATLASLAQARAEFLVLLTGFDETFSQTVHTRSSYQADELVWGARFSDVFNRDGSRDVLSIDVGRLHTIEPAPLPAAT; this is translated from the coding sequence GTGCTGATTCAACCGACCCGGAGCAACCGCATGGCCGTCGGCAATCCCGCCGGCACCGGCGACAACAGTGCCACTGGTCCCGCCCGCAACGAGACCCGCCGCGAGGAGATGCGCGACCTCGGCTTCGGCACCGTCGTCTCCGAGGAGAGCCGGGGCCGGCTGCTCAATCGCGACGGCAGCTTCAACGTCGTGCGCGAGGGGTTGCCGTTCTGGGCCTCGCTCAGCCTCTACCGCGCGCTGCTTCGAATGAGCTGGCCGCGGCTTCTGGCGCTCGCGGCCTTGGCGTATTTCGCGGTCAACGTGCTGTTCGCCGTTGCATTCTTCCTCTGCGGCCCGGGCGCCCTGCGTGCACCCGTTCCGGTGCCGGTCGATGGCGCGTTCCTGCAGGCCTTCTTCTTCAGCGTCGAGACGTTCGCCACCATCGGCTACGGCAATATCGTGCCGATCGGCGTGGTGCCGAACCTGCTCATGACGCTGGAGGCGTTTGCGGGGCTCGTGGGCGTGGCGCTCGCCACCGGCATCATCTTCGCCCGGTTCGCGCGCCCCTCGGCCAGGATCCTGTTCAGCCGGCGCGCGGTGGTTGCGCCGTATCGCGGGATCACGGCGTTCGAGTTCCGCATCGTGAATCAGCTCTCGAGCCAGATCGTGGAGCTCGAATGCAAGGTGCTGCTGACACGGGTGGAGATGAGCGAGGGACGGCTCACCCGGCGATACTACGACCTGCCGCTCGAGCGCCAGCGGGTCTCGCTCTTTCCGCTCTCCTGGACGATCGTGCACCCGATCGACCCGGCGAGCCCGCTCCATGGCGCCACGCTCGCGAGCCTGGCCCAGGCGCGAGCCGAGTTCCTCGTGCTGCTCACCGGCTTCGACGAAACGTTTTCGCAGACCGTCCACACCCGGTCGTCGTACCAGGCCGACGAGCTGGTCTGGGGCGCGCGGTTCTCGGACGTGTTCAACCGCGACGGCTCCCGCGACGTCCTCAGCATCGACGTGGGCCGGCTGCACACGATCGAGCCGGCGCCACTGCCTGCGGCCACCTGA
- a CDS encoding S8 family serine peptidase translates to MRLARVVITGMLTGLLGLAACQSDRAPTEAAGPNAPGFRSSHTTTGSSSAAASGIQYLVIGRGNHLPAKLADNVKAAGGTITASLPQIGVAIVSASNAAFEQRAAGIAGVEAIARDTVVNWISPKERVHAAPAPTAARPSVAPRAGVSARGIGDDELFFPLQWNLVAIHAPEAWAAGARGRGARVAVVDGGIYDQHVDLKDNIDAAHSASFVPGFAFNQDDDPDNFWHATFVAGVIAAEDNGIGAIGVAPEATIIGVKVLQGDGGSFGAVIQGILYAATPIAEGGAGADIINLSLGAVIPRQGKDFAQLAAVVSRAVIYAHQRGVTVLAAAGNDALDLDHSANLISIPAQSTDALAISALGPVGFGLGATNFDRLASYSEFGQSAIAFGAPGGDFVLDSDQLCGIAVTGGTAIAPCPFFDLVLSTGRGTSPDGEYFFADGTSVSTPAAAGVAALIIGKFGHLDPARLEARLRASADDLGKPGNDDAYGQGRVNAFRAVQ, encoded by the coding sequence ATGCGACTTGCCCGCGTCGTCATCACAGGCATGCTCACTGGGCTGCTTGGCCTCGCGGCCTGTCAGTCCGACCGCGCGCCCACCGAAGCCGCCGGCCCCAACGCGCCGGGGTTCCGCTCAAGCCACACCACCACCGGCAGCAGCAGCGCCGCCGCGAGCGGCATCCAGTACCTCGTCATCGGCCGTGGCAATCACCTGCCCGCCAAGCTCGCCGACAACGTGAAGGCCGCCGGCGGCACAATCACAGCGTCGCTCCCGCAGATCGGCGTCGCCATCGTGTCGGCGTCGAATGCGGCGTTCGAGCAGCGCGCCGCCGGCATCGCGGGCGTGGAGGCAATCGCGCGCGATACGGTAGTCAACTGGATCTCGCCCAAGGAGCGTGTGCATGCGGCGCCCGCGCCGACAGCCGCCAGGCCATCGGTGGCGCCCCGGGCCGGTGTGAGCGCGCGCGGGATCGGCGACGATGAGCTGTTTTTCCCGCTCCAGTGGAACCTCGTCGCCATTCACGCGCCCGAGGCGTGGGCTGCGGGTGCCCGCGGGCGCGGCGCACGCGTCGCGGTGGTGGACGGCGGCATCTATGACCAACACGTGGACCTCAAGGACAACATCGACGCGGCCCACTCGGCTTCGTTCGTGCCGGGCTTCGCATTCAACCAGGACGACGACCCCGACAACTTCTGGCACGCCACGTTCGTGGCGGGAGTCATCGCGGCGGAGGACAACGGCATCGGAGCCATCGGCGTCGCGCCAGAGGCGACGATCATCGGTGTCAAGGTGCTCCAGGGCGACGGCGGAAGCTTCGGCGCCGTCATCCAGGGCATCTTGTACGCCGCCACGCCCATCGCGGAGGGCGGCGCCGGCGCCGACATCATCAACCTGAGCCTTGGCGCCGTCATCCCGAGGCAGGGAAAGGATTTCGCGCAACTCGCCGCAGTCGTGAGCCGAGCCGTCATTTATGCGCACCAGCGGGGGGTCACCGTCCTCGCGGCCGCCGGCAACGACGCGCTCGACCTCGACCATAGCGCCAATTTGATCTCCATCCCCGCCCAGTCCACCGACGCGCTGGCCATCTCGGCGCTTGGCCCCGTCGGATTCGGGCTTGGCGCCACCAATTTCGACCGGCTGGCCTCGTATAGCGAGTTCGGGCAGTCCGCCATCGCATTCGGCGCGCCGGGCGGCGACTTCGTGCTCGATTCAGACCAGCTCTGCGGAATCGCCGTGACCGGCGGCACCGCAATCGCGCCCTGCCCCTTCTTCGATCTCGTGTTGAGCACCGGGCGTGGCACTTCGCCGGACGGCGAGTACTTCTTCGCCGACGGCACCAGCGTCTCGACGCCGGCGGCGGCAGGTGTGGCGGCGCTCATCATCGGCAAGTTCGGCCACCTCGACCCGGCGCGGCTCGAGGCGCGGCTCCGCGCATCCGCCGACGACCTGGGCAAGCCGGGCAACGACGATGCGTACGGCCAGGGCCGCGTGAACGCCTTCCGCGCCGTGCAGTAA
- a CDS encoding anti-sigma factor → MTPHDWYAEHRAAFVARALDAREERLFADHLGRCDECTREVTRLERELGWLPMGVTPAPPRPGLTHQLAEGVLRRRSAWRRLAPTAAAAAIAAAALGFGVHERQRGDTLAAELGRREAQLAAADSERSGQLASLAALEDTLSVMRQAQHVVQQDIAMNGHHGRLLIFQDAASHRWNVVMHGLPPAPAGEVYQFWFITGSGMVRSAELRSGGSGAALAMVSMPKVPGPVMGAALSVEPAVSRSVDQPTGPMLAHIEF, encoded by the coding sequence ATGACGCCGCACGATTGGTACGCGGAGCATCGCGCCGCCTTCGTGGCCCGCGCGCTCGATGCGCGGGAGGAGCGGCTCTTTGCCGATCATCTGGGCCGCTGCGACGAGTGCACCCGCGAGGTCACGCGGCTCGAGCGCGAGCTCGGATGGCTCCCAATGGGCGTGACACCCGCGCCGCCGCGCCCCGGCCTCACCCATCAGCTCGCCGAAGGCGTGCTCCGGCGCCGCTCGGCGTGGCGGCGCCTGGCGCCCACCGCGGCTGCCGCCGCCATCGCCGCGGCGGCGCTCGGCTTCGGCGTGCACGAGCGGCAGCGCGGCGACACGCTCGCGGCCGAGTTGGGTCGCCGCGAGGCGCAGCTTGCGGCGGCGGACAGCGAGCGGAGCGGCCAGCTAGCCTCGCTTGCGGCTTTGGAGGACACCCTCTCCGTCATGCGGCAGGCGCAGCACGTGGTCCAGCAGGACATCGCGATGAACGGGCACCACGGCCGGCTGCTCATCTTCCAGGATGCGGCCTCGCATCGCTGGAACGTGGTCATGCATGGGCTGCCCCCCGCGCCGGCGGGTGAGGTCTACCAATTCTGGTTCATCACGGGGAGCGGAATGGTGCGGTCGGCCGAGCTGCGCAGCGGAGGGTCGGGGGCCGCGCTGGCGATGGTCTCGATGCCCAAGGTCCCGGGGCCGGTGATGGGTGCGGCACTCAGCGTGGAGCCCGCGGTGAGCCGATCGGTCGACCAACCCACGGGGCCGATGCTGGCGCACATCGAGTTCTGA
- a CDS encoding RNA polymerase sigma factor, translating to MPEQPLSSRGELAAVPLGVAGQSTLRERLLARDERALVELIELATPWLLGLTQGMLHDQDEAEEVVLEVFQTVWDRVGALGEGHEGLMPWLLRVARNRAIDRLRRRSRWRRKAARAEAYGAAGGTAVPFREPDEAGHPGWHVHESVHAALAALPEEQRAVVRLSYFGGLSHSEIAEQLDLPLGTVKTRLRLALDKLRVSLAPIGDWIR from the coding sequence GTGCCCGAACAACCGCTTTCGTCCCGTGGGGAGCTCGCCGCCGTGCCGCTCGGCGTGGCGGGGCAGAGCACGCTGCGCGAGCGCCTGCTCGCGCGGGACGAGCGCGCCCTGGTCGAGTTGATCGAGCTGGCGACGCCCTGGCTGCTCGGGCTCACCCAGGGAATGCTGCACGATCAGGACGAAGCGGAGGAGGTCGTACTCGAGGTGTTTCAGACGGTGTGGGACAGGGTCGGCGCGCTGGGCGAGGGCCACGAGGGCTTGATGCCGTGGCTCCTCCGCGTGGCGCGCAACCGGGCGATCGACCGGCTCCGGCGGCGCAGTCGCTGGCGGCGGAAGGCCGCGCGAGCCGAAGCCTACGGCGCGGCCGGCGGCACGGCGGTGCCGTTCCGCGAGCCCGACGAAGCGGGGCATCCGGGCTGGCACGTGCACGAGTCGGTGCACGCGGCACTCGCCGCCCTTCCCGAGGAGCAGCGCGCCGTGGTGCGGCTCTCGTATTTCGGCGGCCTCAGCCACTCGGAGATCGCCGAGCAGCTCGATCTGCCACTGGGCACGGTGAAAACGCGGCTCAGGCTCGCGCTCGACAAGCTGCGCGTGTCGCTCGCTCCGATCGGGGACTGGATCAGATGA